The Phycisphaeraceae bacterium genome has a window encoding:
- a CDS encoding DEAD/DEAH box helicase — MQERIFCSDVTFESIGLKPEILRGLHEKGFERPTGIQGMLIPPVLAGKDVLGQAKTGTGKTAAFGLPLINQVDPEGGLQAIILVPTRELALQVSRELRDFARHTHVRVTPIYGGERRHAQISRLLKNPAIIVGTPGRVMDLHQSGELPYDKVRFVVLDEVDRMLDIGFRDDIRRILSRIPTQRQTIFVSATISPEIESLARKFMRDPEKLVSTDGSLTVAQVDQTHFIVQRWDKRRLLLHLLTHEEPALTVVFCATKREVDRVTAFLTKHGIEAHSIHGDMYQRKRDQVMEKLRGGKLSVLIASDVASRGLDVSGISHVINYDIPVDPEVYVHRIGRTARLGRNGVAWTFVTPEEGELLTSIELLINREVPRKDYPDFIPGPIPAEVLAERERAEEVATRGAMHHSRHLPLPVTPEDAQDPTRFPGGVVPVSPPPRRLGGRMRLRRR; from the coding sequence ATGCAAGAACGCATTTTCTGCTCTGACGTCACCTTTGAATCCATCGGCCTGAAACCCGAGATCCTGCGCGGCCTGCACGAAAAGGGCTTCGAACGACCTACCGGCATCCAGGGGATGCTGATTCCCCCCGTGCTGGCCGGAAAGGACGTGCTGGGCCAGGCCAAGACGGGCACGGGCAAGACGGCGGCCTTCGGGCTGCCGCTCATCAATCAAGTCGATCCCGAGGGCGGTCTCCAGGCCATCATCCTCGTCCCCACGCGCGAACTGGCCCTTCAGGTCAGCCGCGAGCTGCGCGATTTCGCCCGACACACGCACGTGCGGGTGACGCCCATCTACGGCGGCGAACGACGCCACGCCCAGATCTCGCGCCTGCTCAAGAACCCCGCCATCATCGTGGGCACCCCAGGCCGCGTCATGGACCTGCACCAGTCCGGCGAACTGCCCTACGACAAGGTGCGCTTCGTCGTGCTGGACGAAGTGGACCGGATGCTTGACATCGGCTTCCGGGACGATATCCGCCGCATCCTCTCGCGCATCCCCACCCAGCGACAGACGATCTTCGTTTCGGCGACCATCTCGCCCGAGATCGAGTCGCTGGCCCGCAAGTTCATGCGCGACCCGGAGAAGCTGGTCAGCACCGACGGCTCGCTCACCGTGGCCCAGGTCGATCAGACGCACTTCATCGTGCAGCGGTGGGACAAACGGCGGCTGCTGCTCCACCTGCTCACGCACGAGGAGCCGGCGCTGACCGTGGTCTTCTGCGCCACCAAGCGCGAGGTCGACCGCGTCACCGCCTTCCTGACCAAGCACGGCATCGAGGCCCATTCCATCCACGGCGACATGTACCAGCGCAAACGCGACCAGGTGATGGAGAAACTGCGAGGCGGAAAACTCTCCGTCCTCATCGCCTCCGACGTCGCCTCGCGCGGACTGGACGTCTCCGGCATCTCCCACGTCATCAACTACGACATTCCCGTCGATCCCGAGGTCTACGTGCATCGCATCGGGCGCACCGCCCGGCTGGGACGCAACGGTGTGGCGTGGACATTCGTCACGCCGGAGGAGGGCGAACTGCTCACCTCGATCGAACTGCTCATCAATCGCGAGGTGCCCCGCAAGGACTATCCGGACTTCATTCCGGGCCCCATCCCCGCCGAGGTGCTCGCCGAGCGCGAGCGCGCCGAGGAAGTGGCCACCCGCGGCGCCATGCATCATTCGCGCCACCTTCCACTGCCCGTGACGCCCGAGGACGCTCAGGATCCCACGCGATTCCCCGGCGGCGTGGTGCCGGTCTCCCCGCCGCCGCGCCGTCTTGGCGGACGCATGCGCCTGAGGCGACGATGA